From the genome of Pseudomonas sp. Teo4, one region includes:
- a CDS encoding heavy metal translocating P-type ATPase, producing the protein MTHPTPCYHCALPVPAGSRFTAVVLGEPRQFCCPGCQAVAESIVAGGLEHYYQHRSDTSANPEALPRQLQDELALYDRADVQRTFVRHSGELAETTLLVEGISCAACGWLIEKHLRNLPGVAEARLNLSNHRLLLNWDDHQLPLSRLLAELRQIGYAAHPYQPDQAAEQLARENRSALRRLGVAGLLWFQAMMATMATWPEFNIDLSPELHTILRWVALFLTIPIVFYSCAPFFKGAARDLRTRHLTMDVSVSLAIALAFGAGIWTAITGSGELYFDTVGMFALFLLTGRYLERRARERTAAATAQLVNLLPASCLRLDAYGHAERILLGELKCGQTVQVLPGAVIPADGRIVEGRSSVDESLLTGEYLPQPRRVGERVTGGTLNVESTLNVEVEALGHDSRLSAIVRLLERAQTEKPRLAEIADRASQWFLLFSLVAAVAIGLWWWHLDPTRAFWIVLAMLVATCPCALSLATPTALTAATGTLHKLGLLVTRGHVLEGLNQIDTVIFDKTGTLTEGRLALRSIRPLGAMPADRCLALAAALENRSEHPIARAFGRTAASADEVQSVPGLGLEGLVDGQRLRIGQATFVCALSGAEVPGVPEPRGQWLLLGDRQGPLAWFGLDDRLREDAADLLAACKARGWRTLLLSGDSSPMVAEVAAQLGIDQAIGGLRPDDKLDRLKALQAAGCKVLMLGDGVNDVPVLAAADISIAMGSATDLAKTSADAVLLSNRLQALVQAFDLARRTRRNILENLLWATLYNGLMLPFAALGWITPVWAAIGMSVSSLIVVLNALRLTRLPGLPTASSHPQPATA; encoded by the coding sequence ATGACCCACCCCACCCCCTGCTACCACTGTGCCCTGCCCGTCCCCGCCGGCAGCCGCTTCACCGCTGTGGTCCTCGGCGAACCGCGGCAGTTCTGTTGCCCCGGCTGCCAGGCGGTGGCCGAGTCCATCGTTGCCGGGGGCCTGGAGCACTACTACCAGCACCGCAGCGACACCAGCGCCAACCCCGAAGCGCTGCCCAGGCAGTTGCAGGATGAACTGGCGCTGTACGACCGCGCCGACGTGCAACGGACCTTCGTCCGCCACAGCGGCGAACTAGCCGAAACTACACTGCTGGTCGAAGGCATCAGCTGCGCCGCCTGCGGCTGGCTGATCGAAAAACACCTGCGCAACCTGCCCGGCGTCGCCGAAGCGCGGCTGAACCTGTCCAACCACCGCCTGCTGCTCAACTGGGATGACCACCAGTTGCCGCTGTCACGTCTGCTCGCCGAACTGCGCCAGATCGGTTATGCCGCACACCCCTACCAGCCCGACCAGGCCGCCGAGCAACTGGCCCGGGAAAACCGCAGCGCCCTGCGCCGCCTGGGTGTGGCCGGGCTGTTGTGGTTCCAGGCGATGATGGCAACCATGGCCACCTGGCCGGAATTCAACATCGACCTGTCGCCCGAACTGCACACCATCCTGCGTTGGGTGGCGTTGTTCCTGACCATCCCCATCGTGTTCTACAGCTGCGCCCCGTTCTTCAAGGGCGCCGCCCGCGACTTGCGCACACGCCATCTGACCATGGACGTCTCGGTCTCGCTGGCCATCGCCCTGGCCTTTGGCGCCGGTATCTGGACCGCCATCACCGGCAGCGGCGAGCTGTACTTCGACACCGTGGGCATGTTCGCCCTGTTCCTGCTCACCGGCCGCTACCTCGAACGGCGCGCCCGCGAGCGTACGGCGGCGGCCACCGCGCAGCTGGTGAACTTGCTACCCGCCTCCTGCCTGCGCTTGGATGCCTATGGCCACGCCGAGCGCATTCTGCTCGGTGAACTGAAATGCGGCCAGACCGTGCAGGTCTTGCCAGGCGCGGTGATTCCCGCCGACGGGCGCATTGTCGAGGGCCGCTCCAGTGTCGATGAGTCGCTGCTGACCGGCGAGTACCTGCCCCAACCTCGCCGGGTGGGCGAGCGCGTCACCGGCGGTACGCTGAACGTGGAAAGCACGCTGAACGTGGAAGTCGAGGCTCTTGGCCACGATTCGCGGCTGTCGGCTATCGTGCGCCTGCTGGAACGCGCCCAGACGGAAAAGCCGCGCCTGGCGGAAATCGCCGACCGCGCCTCGCAATGGTTCCTGCTGTTCAGTCTGGTCGCAGCCGTGGCCATTGGTCTGTGGTGGTGGCACCTGGACCCGACCCGGGCGTTCTGGATCGTCCTGGCCATGCTGGTGGCGACCTGCCCGTGCGCCCTGTCCCTGGCCACGCCCACTGCCCTCACCGCCGCCACCGGCACCCTGCACAAGCTCGGCCTGTTGGTGACCCGCGGCCACGTGCTGGAAGGCCTGAACCAGATCGACACAGTCATCTTCGACAAGACCGGCACCCTCACCGAAGGGCGCCTGGCGCTGCGCAGCATCCGCCCACTGGGCGCGATGCCCGCCGACCGCTGCCTGGCCCTGGCGGCCGCCCTCGAAAACCGCTCGGAACACCCCATCGCCCGTGCCTTCGGCCGTACCGCCGCGTCAGCCGACGAGGTGCAGAGCGTGCCGGGGCTTGGTCTGGAAGGGCTGGTGGACGGCCAGCGTCTGCGTATCGGCCAGGCCACCTTCGTCTGCGCCTTGAGTGGCGCCGAGGTCCCTGGCGTGCCAGAGCCCCGCGGCCAATGGCTGCTGCTGGGTGATCGTCAGGGCCCACTGGCGTGGTTTGGCCTGGACGACCGCCTGCGCGAGGATGCCGCCGACCTGTTGGCCGCCTGCAAGGCTCGCGGCTGGCGCACCTTGCTGCTATCGGGCGACAGCTCGCCAATGGTCGCCGAAGTCGCCGCGCAGTTGGGCATCGACCAGGCCATCGGCGGCCTGCGCCCGGACGACAAGCTAGACCGCCTCAAGGCGCTGCAGGCCGCAGGCTGCAAGGTGCTGATGCTGGGAGACGGGGTCAACGACGTGCCGGTGCTGGCCGCCGCCGACATCAGCATCGCCATGGGCAGCGCCACCGACCTTGCCAAGACCAGCGCCGACGCGGTGCTGCTGTCCAACCGCTTGCAGGCATTGGTACAAGCCTTCGACCTGGCCCGCCGCACCCGCCGCAACATCCTCGAGAACCTGCTCTGGGCGACCCTGTATAATGGCCTCATGTTGCCGTTCGCCGCGCTCGGCTGGATTACCCCGGTGTGGGCGGCCATCGGCATGTCGGTCAGCTCGCTGATCGTGGTCCTCAATGCCCTGCGCCTGACCCGGCTGCCCGGCTTGCCGACCGCCAGCAGCCACCCGCAACCCGCCACGGCCTGA
- the ccoS gene encoding cbb3-type cytochrome oxidase assembly protein CcoS — MPALYVMIPAALLLVGVAVYIFFWAVDSGQYDDLESPAHSILFDDQDPRHQAAVKGDEAQAEDKEPPPRA, encoded by the coding sequence ATGCCAGCCCTCTATGTCATGATCCCGGCCGCCCTGCTGCTTGTTGGCGTGGCGGTGTACATCTTCTTCTGGGCGGTGGACAGCGGCCAGTACGACGACCTCGAAAGCCCTGCCCACAGCATCCTGTTCGACGACCAGGACCCGCGCCATCAAGCCGCCGTGAAGGGCGACGAAGCCCAAGCCGAAGACAAGGAACCGCCACCTCGTGCCTGA
- a CDS encoding sulfite exporter TauE/SafE family protein: protein MPELFPLLGSALVLGLLGGGHCLGMCGGLMGALTLAIPPEQRGRRLRLLLAYNVGRILSYACAGLLLGLAGWAVASSPAAQALRVVAALLLIAMGLYLAGWWSGLTRIEALGRGLWRHIQPAASRLMPVSSVPRALLLGALWGWLPCGLVYSTLLWSASQGNAGYSAALMLAFGLGTWPVLLATGLAAERVNAVLRRRSVRMAGGVLVILFGIWTLPGPHQHWLMGH, encoded by the coding sequence GTGCCTGAATTGTTTCCCCTGCTGGGCTCGGCACTGGTACTTGGCCTGCTCGGCGGTGGCCACTGCCTGGGCATGTGCGGCGGCCTGATGGGCGCCCTGACCCTGGCCATCCCTCCCGAACAACGTGGCCGTCGCCTGCGCTTGCTGCTGGCCTACAACGTCGGGCGCATCCTCAGCTATGCCTGCGCCGGCCTGCTGCTGGGCCTGGCCGGCTGGGCCGTGGCCAGCAGCCCTGCCGCCCAGGCGCTGCGTGTGGTGGCCGCGCTGCTGCTGATCGCGATGGGGTTGTATCTGGCTGGCTGGTGGAGTGGGCTGACCCGTATCGAAGCACTGGGGCGTGGCCTGTGGCGGCACATTCAGCCGGCCGCCTCGCGCCTGATGCCCGTCTCCAGCGTGCCACGCGCACTGTTGCTGGGAGCGCTGTGGGGCTGGTTGCCGTGCGGCTTGGTGTATAGCACCCTGCTGTGGTCGGCCAGCCAGGGCAATGCCGGCTATAGCGCGGCGTTGATGCTGGCATTCGGGCTGGGAACCTGGCCGGTGCTGCTGGCCACGGGTTTGGCGGCGGAGCGTGTGAACGCAGTGCTGCGGCGGCGTAGCGTGCGCATGGCAGGGGGTGTGCTGGTAATCCTGTTTGGCATCTGGACCTTGCCTGGGCCGCACCAGCATTGGTTGATGGGGCACTGA
- the hemN gene encoding oxygen-independent coproporphyrinogen III oxidase — translation MLDDLRWDSDLIRRYDLAGPRYTSYPTAVQLHSEVGSFDLLHALRESRRAVRPLSLYVHVPFCANICYYCACNKVITKDRGRAAPYLQRLEQEIQLIACHLDPKQRVEQLHFGGGTPTFLSHVELRQLMATLRQHFNLLDDDSGDYGIEIDPREADWSTMGLLRELGFNRVSLGVQDLAPAVQRAVNRLQSLEQTRTLIEAARTLQYRSVNLDLIYGLPKQTPEGFARTVEEVIRLQPDRLSVFNYAHLPERFMPQRRIDSNDLPSPAAKLEMLHATIDQLTDAGYRYIGMDHFALPDDELAIAQEEGTLQRNFQGYTTHGHCDLIGLGVSAISQIGDLYCQNSSDLNTYQDALSNAQLATQRGLLCNHDDRVRRAVIQQLICHFELDFEPIEQAYTIDFRGYFNDLWPQLLTLQRDGLIRLDDKGIRILPAGRLLARSVCMVFDAYLAMHNHQRFSRVI, via the coding sequence ATGCTCGACGACCTACGTTGGGATTCCGACCTGATCCGCCGCTACGACCTGGCCGGACCACGCTACACCTCCTACCCGACCGCGGTGCAACTGCACAGCGAAGTGGGCTCGTTCGACCTGCTCCATGCCCTGCGCGAGAGCCGCCGAGCCGTGCGCCCACTGTCGCTGTACGTGCATGTGCCGTTCTGCGCCAACATCTGCTACTACTGCGCCTGCAACAAAGTCATCACCAAGGACCGCGGTCGCGCCGCACCCTACTTGCAGCGCCTGGAGCAGGAAATTCAGCTGATCGCTTGCCACCTGGACCCTAAACAACGTGTTGAACAGCTGCATTTCGGTGGCGGCACGCCGACCTTCCTCAGCCATGTGGAACTGCGCCAGCTGATGGCCACCCTGCGCCAGCACTTCAACCTGCTGGACGACGACTCGGGCGACTACGGCATCGAGATCGACCCGCGCGAGGCCGACTGGTCGACCATGGGCCTGCTCCGCGAGCTGGGCTTCAACCGCGTCAGCCTCGGCGTGCAGGACCTGGCCCCAGCCGTGCAACGAGCGGTCAACCGCCTGCAGAGCCTGGAGCAGACCCGCACCCTGATCGAGGCAGCCCGCACCCTGCAGTACCGCTCGGTGAACCTGGACCTGATCTACGGCCTGCCCAAGCAAACCCCGGAAGGTTTCGCCCGCACCGTCGAAGAAGTGATTCGCCTGCAACCCGACCGCCTTTCGGTGTTCAACTACGCCCACCTGCCCGAGCGCTTCATGCCGCAACGGCGCATCGACAGCAACGACCTGCCGAGCCCCGCGGCGAAACTGGAAATGCTCCACGCCACCATCGACCAGCTCACAGACGCCGGCTACCGCTACATCGGCATGGACCACTTCGCCCTGCCCGACGACGAGCTGGCCATCGCCCAGGAAGAAGGCACCCTGCAGCGCAACTTCCAGGGTTACACCACCCACGGCCACTGCGACCTGATTGGCCTGGGGGTTTCGGCCATCAGCCAGATCGGCGACCTGTACTGCCAGAACAGCAGCGACCTCAACACCTACCAGGACGCCCTCTCCAATGCCCAGCTGGCCACCCAGCGCGGCCTTTTGTGCAACCACGACGACCGCGTGCGGCGGGCGGTGATCCAGCAGCTGATCTGCCACTTCGAACTCGACTTCGAGCCCATCGAACAGGCCTACACCATCGATTTTCGTGGCTACTTCAACGACCTCTGGCCACAGCTGCTGACCCTTCAACGGGACGGCTTGATCCGCCTTGACGACAAAGGCATCCGCATCCTGCCAGCGGGCCGTCTGCTGGCGCGCTCGGTGTGCATGGTGTTCGATGCCTATTTGGCCATGCACAACCACCAGCGCTTTTCACGGGTAATCTGA
- the fnrA gene encoding Crp/Fnr family transcriptional regulator FnrA, which produces MSEPVKLRPHSQAHCKDCSLAPLCLPLSLNLEDMDALDEIVKRGRPLKKGEFLFRQGDNFGSVYAVRSGALKTFSLSDSGEEQITGFHLPSELVGLSGMDTEAYPVSAQAQETTSVCEIPFERLDELSVQLPQLRRQLMRVMSREIRDDQQMMLLLSKKTADERIATFLVNLSARFRARGYSANQFRLSMSRNEIGNYLGLAVETVSRVFTRFQQNGLIRAEGKEVHILDPIQLCALAGGAMEA; this is translated from the coding sequence ATGTCCGAGCCAGTCAAACTGCGCCCACACAGCCAGGCCCATTGCAAGGATTGCAGCCTGGCCCCTCTGTGCCTGCCTCTTTCGCTCAACCTGGAAGACATGGATGCACTGGATGAGATCGTCAAGCGTGGGCGACCGTTGAAGAAAGGCGAATTCCTGTTCCGACAGGGTGACAATTTCGGTTCGGTCTACGCGGTACGCTCCGGCGCCCTGAAAACCTTCAGCCTGAGCGACAGCGGCGAAGAGCAGATCACCGGGTTCCATCTTCCGAGCGAGCTGGTTGGCCTGTCGGGCATGGACACCGAGGCATACCCGGTGTCGGCCCAGGCCCAGGAAACCACCTCGGTCTGTGAAATCCCGTTCGAGCGCCTCGACGAGCTTTCGGTGCAGCTACCGCAGCTACGCCGCCAGCTGATGCGGGTGATGAGCCGCGAAATCCGCGACGACCAGCAGATGATGCTGCTGCTGTCGAAGAAAACCGCCGATGAGCGCATCGCCACCTTCCTGGTCAACCTGTCCGCCCGCTTCCGCGCCCGCGGTTACTCGGCCAACCAGTTCCGCCTGAGCATGTCGCGCAACGAAATCGGCAACTACCTGGGCCTGGCGGTGGAAACCGTGTCGCGGGTGTTCACCCGCTTCCAGCAGAACGGCCTGATTCGCGCCGAGGGCAAGGAAGTGCACATCCTCGACCCGATCCAGCTCTGCGCGCTGGCCGGTGGCGCAATGGAGGCCTGA
- a CDS encoding adenine phosphoribosyltransferase produces MHSDAFDLKALIRPVVDFPKPGVIFRDITPLFQSPRGLRYVADQFIERYVEAEFSHIGAMDARGFLIGSIIAHQLNKPLILFRKQGKLPADVLSEGYQTEYGEAFLEVHADSLCEGDSVLIFDDLIATGGTLLAAANLVRRTGAQVFEAAAIIDLPELDGSRKLQAAGVPTFCLTEFSLSEY; encoded by the coding sequence ATGCACAGCGACGCCTTCGACCTCAAAGCCCTGATCCGCCCGGTAGTGGACTTCCCCAAGCCGGGCGTGATCTTCCGCGACATTACCCCGCTGTTCCAGTCGCCACGCGGGCTGCGCTATGTCGCCGACCAGTTCATCGAGCGCTATGTCGAGGCTGAGTTCAGCCATATCGGCGCCATGGATGCGCGGGGCTTTCTGATCGGCTCGATCATCGCCCACCAGCTGAACAAACCGCTGATCCTGTTCCGCAAGCAGGGCAAGCTGCCGGCCGACGTGCTGTCGGAGGGTTACCAGACCGAGTACGGCGAAGCCTTCCTGGAAGTGCACGCCGACAGCCTGTGCGAAGGCGATTCGGTGCTGATCTTCGATGACCTGATTGCCACCGGCGGCACCTTGCTGGCAGCCGCCAATCTGGTGCGCCGTACCGGTGCCCAGGTGTTCGAGGCGGCGGCGATCATCGACCTGCCGGAACTGGACGGTTCGCGCAAGTTGCAGGCGGCTGGGGTGCCGACTTTCTGCCTGACCGAGTTTTCGCTGAGCGAATACTGA
- the recR gene encoding recombination mediator RecR produces MSFSPLIRQLIDALRILPGVGQKTAQRMALQLLERDRSGGTRLAQALSQAMEGVGHCRQCRTLTEQELCPQCADPRRDDTQLCVVEGPMDVYAVEQTGYRGRYFVLKGHLSPLDGLGPEAIGVPQLMARIEEQSTFTEVILATNPTVEGEATAHYIAQLLTEKGLVASRIAHGVPLGGELELVDGGTLAHAFAGRKPISL; encoded by the coding sequence ATGAGTTTCAGCCCTCTCATCCGCCAACTGATCGACGCCCTGCGAATCTTGCCCGGTGTCGGCCAGAAAACTGCCCAGCGCATGGCCCTGCAACTGCTTGAGCGTGACCGTAGCGGTGGTACACGCCTGGCCCAGGCTCTGAGCCAGGCCATGGAGGGTGTTGGGCATTGCCGTCAGTGCCGCACGCTGACCGAGCAGGAGTTGTGCCCGCAGTGCGCCGACCCGCGTCGTGACGACACCCAGCTGTGTGTGGTGGAAGGGCCGATGGATGTGTACGCCGTGGAACAAACGGGTTATCGCGGCCGTTACTTCGTGCTCAAGGGGCATCTGTCGCCGCTTGACGGCCTCGGGCCTGAGGCGATCGGTGTGCCGCAGTTGATGGCGCGGATCGAAGAACAGAGCACATTCACTGAAGTGATCCTGGCGACCAACCCGACGGTGGAAGGGGAGGCGACTGCGCATTACATCGCGCAGCTGTTGACCGAGAAAGGCCTGGTGGCGTCGCGCATCGCCCACGGGGTACCGCTGGGCGGGGAGCTGGAGTTGGTGGATGGCGGGACACTGGCGCACGCTTTTGCGGGGCGCAAGCCGATTTCGTTGTGA
- a CDS encoding OprD family porin, which translates to MKKTLLAMAVGSTALATQPWAANAAGFIEDSSARLDLRNFYYNHDYRDVDKDSVREWGQAFVLNVQSGFTPGTVGFGVDAIGTLGVKLDAPGQGSVFPEDTDAKGRAEAVDDFSRGGLTGKLRFSKTDARYGILQPKLPILTSNDARLLPQLFEGGVITSNEIDGVTLTAGQIEHVVGRMSSNFTGMAVAGGLEQSNKFLFAGGDYKGIKDLTLQYYYANLEDYYKQHFVGALHTLPIAPGQVLKTDLRYFRTGSDGANAQGKAGYRTSGYTKGNDGEIDNDTWSAMFTYGLGGHAFSLGYQEVSDGSNFVQLNQGSLPGEGAGGTSLYLITDRLTASFNYAGERTLLGQYTYDFAAAGVPGLNLNLAYLKGDQIKTAGGADRKEWERDLVLGYVIQSGPLKNVGVAWRNSMLRSEVGGDADHNRLTISYSVPIW; encoded by the coding sequence ATGAAGAAGACGTTACTGGCGATGGCTGTGGGGAGCACCGCGCTGGCAACACAGCCCTGGGCGGCGAACGCCGCAGGGTTCATCGAAGACAGTTCGGCCCGGCTCGATCTGCGCAACTTCTACTACAACCATGATTACCGGGATGTCGACAAGGACAGCGTGCGCGAGTGGGGGCAAGCGTTCGTGCTCAACGTGCAGTCGGGGTTCACCCCAGGCACGGTCGGTTTCGGGGTCGATGCCATCGGTACCCTCGGCGTCAAACTCGACGCGCCAGGGCAGGGCTCGGTGTTTCCTGAAGACACCGATGCCAAGGGGCGCGCCGAGGCCGTGGATGATTTCAGTCGTGGCGGCTTGACCGGCAAGCTGCGCTTCTCCAAGACAGATGCGCGCTACGGCATCCTGCAGCCCAAGTTGCCGATCCTGACCAGCAACGATGCACGTTTGTTGCCGCAGCTGTTCGAGGGCGGTGTCATCACGTCCAACGAGATCGATGGCGTGACGCTGACAGCTGGGCAGATCGAGCATGTGGTGGGGCGAATGTCGAGCAATTTCACCGGAATGGCGGTGGCTGGCGGCCTTGAGCAGAGCAACAAGTTCCTGTTTGCCGGCGGTGATTACAAGGGCATCAAGGACCTGACCCTGCAGTACTACTACGCCAACCTCGAGGACTACTACAAACAGCACTTCGTTGGCGCGCTGCACACCTTGCCTATTGCCCCGGGCCAGGTGTTGAAGACCGACCTTCGCTACTTCCGCACCGGCTCCGACGGTGCCAATGCCCAAGGCAAGGCGGGATACCGCACATCGGGTTACACCAAGGGCAACGACGGTGAGATCGACAACGATACCTGGAGCGCGATGTTCACCTATGGCCTGGGTGGCCATGCCTTCAGCCTGGGCTACCAGGAGGTGTCCGATGGCAGCAATTTCGTCCAGCTCAACCAAGGCAGCCTGCCTGGCGAAGGTGCGGGAGGAACCTCGCTGTACCTGATTACCGATCGTCTCACGGCCAGCTTCAACTATGCCGGTGAGCGCACACTGCTTGGGCAGTACACCTATGACTTCGCAGCGGCCGGTGTGCCAGGGTTGAACCTTAACCTTGCGTACCTCAAGGGCGACCAGATCAAGACCGCAGGTGGCGCCGACCGCAAGGAGTGGGAGCGTGACCTGGTGCTCGGCTACGTGATTCAGTCCGGCCCCTTGAAGAACGTGGGGGTGGCCTGGCGCAACTCCATGCTGCGCAGTGAGGTGGGTGGGGATGCTGACCATAACCGGCTGACCATCAGCTACTCGGTGCCGATCTGGTAA
- a CDS encoding MFS transporter: MTPSSATPAATQGRGRALIASLTGSSIEWFDYFLYGTAAALVFNKLFFPNFDPVVGLLLAYLSFSLTFFVRPIGGVLFAHIGDRIGRKKTLVITLSLMGGATVLIGCLPTYEHIGVWAPILLISLRVIQGLGIGGEWGGALLLAYEYAPAKRKGLFGSVPQVGVTVGMLLATMAVSLMAMLPEDQFLSWGWRVPFVLSAGLVFLGLWIRHGLDETPDFKKAKETGNVAKMPLVETLRDHWREVLIAAGLKVVETAPFYIFSTFVVSYAVTTLGYDKVSTLNAVMVGAAVASLMIPLMGWLSDKVGRKAVYIAGILLIAAFIVPYFKLLDTRTTWGLMLATVIAFGVLWAPVTAVLGTMSSEIFSTRVRYTGITLGYQLGAALAGGTAPLIATFLLSRYAGSWQPVALYLLGTVLVSLVAVLCVRSTQRDNEGQAVRGAVKSS, translated from the coding sequence ATGACGCCGTCCAGTGCAACCCCCGCTGCAACCCAGGGGCGTGGTCGCGCCTTGATCGCCAGCCTTACCGGCAGCTCGATCGAGTGGTTCGACTATTTCCTCTACGGCACCGCCGCCGCCTTGGTATTCAATAAGCTGTTTTTCCCCAACTTCGACCCTGTGGTCGGCCTGCTGCTGGCCTACCTGTCGTTCTCGCTGACCTTCTTCGTGCGGCCTATCGGGGGGGTATTGTTCGCCCACATCGGTGACCGCATCGGCCGCAAGAAAACCCTGGTTATCACCCTGTCGTTGATGGGCGGCGCAACCGTGCTGATCGGCTGCTTGCCGACTTACGAGCACATTGGCGTGTGGGCGCCGATCCTGCTCATCTCCCTGCGTGTGATCCAGGGCTTGGGTATCGGTGGTGAATGGGGCGGGGCGCTGCTGCTGGCCTACGAATATGCGCCAGCCAAGCGCAAAGGCCTGTTTGGCAGCGTGCCGCAGGTAGGGGTTACCGTGGGTATGCTGCTGGCGACCATGGCGGTCAGCCTGATGGCCATGTTGCCCGAAGACCAGTTCCTCAGTTGGGGCTGGCGCGTGCCGTTCGTGTTGAGCGCGGGCCTGGTGTTCCTCGGCCTGTGGATTCGCCATGGCCTGGACGAAACCCCCGACTTCAAGAAGGCCAAGGAAACCGGCAACGTCGCCAAGATGCCGCTGGTGGAAACCCTGCGCGACCACTGGCGCGAAGTGTTGATCGCGGCGGGCCTGAAGGTGGTGGAAACCGCGCCGTTCTATATCTTCTCGACCTTCGTGGTCAGCTATGCGGTGACCACCCTGGGCTACGACAAGGTCAGCACCCTCAATGCGGTGATGGTCGGCGCGGCGGTTGCCTCGTTGATGATCCCGCTGATGGGCTGGCTGTCGGACAAGGTAGGCCGCAAGGCTGTCTACATCGCAGGCATCCTGTTGATCGCCGCATTCATCGTGCCGTACTTCAAACTGCTCGATACCCGCACCACCTGGGGCTTGATGCTGGCCACGGTGATCGCCTTCGGTGTGCTCTGGGCGCCGGTCACCGCCGTGCTGGGCACCATGAGTTCGGAAATTTTCTCGACCCGCGTGCGCTATACCGGCATCACCCTGGGCTACCAGTTGGGGGCGGCGCTGGCCGGTGGTACCGCACCATTGATCGCGACCTTCCTGCTCAGCCGCTACGCGGGGAGCTGGCAGCCTGTGGCGCTGTACCTGCTGGGTACCGTGCTGGTTTCGCTGGTGGCCGTCCTGTGCGTGCGCAGCACCCAGCGTGACAATGAAGGACAGGCCGTGCGCGGCGCCGTCAAGTCGTCATGA
- the proC gene encoding pyrroline-5-carboxylate reductase encodes MKALFIGYGRMGSALGDAWLRTGLIEQLSIVDPGLAGAPEESRFTRLEEAPEDAFDLIVLAVKPGYASTALAGLSDRQCSQAMVISVAAGVTLATLSQALDERCPVVRAMPNTPVLVGAGCTGLYAGGGLGEVQRERIGQLFAAVGQAYWVEQEGLLDAVTAISGSGPAYYHLFSEALAQAGAKLGLPTELAHQLAAQTAFGAATLQQQAHADFTELRLAVTSPNGTTAAAIEVFEADQKLRALVDAATTAAFNRSVELSAH; translated from the coding sequence ATGAAAGCGCTGTTTATTGGTTACGGGCGAATGGGTAGCGCACTGGGCGACGCCTGGCTGCGCACGGGGTTGATCGAGCAACTGAGCATTGTCGACCCCGGGCTCGCAGGCGCCCCAGAAGAAAGTCGCTTCACCCGCCTCGAAGAGGCCCCCGAGGATGCCTTCGACCTCATCGTGCTGGCTGTCAAACCTGGTTATGCCAGCACCGCTCTGGCCGGACTGAGTGATCGGCAATGCAGCCAGGCAATGGTGATCTCGGTCGCCGCCGGGGTGACGCTAGCGACCTTGAGCCAAGCGCTGGACGAGCGCTGCCCGGTGGTACGGGCCATGCCTAATACTCCGGTGCTGGTAGGTGCCGGTTGCACTGGCCTGTACGCTGGCGGCGGACTGGGCGAGGTACAACGAGAGCGTATCGGGCAATTGTTCGCAGCGGTCGGGCAAGCGTACTGGGTGGAACAAGAAGGACTGCTGGACGCCGTCACCGCCATCAGCGGCAGCGGGCCGGCTTACTACCACCTGTTCAGCGAAGCGCTTGCCCAGGCCGGAGCCAAACTTGGCCTGCCCACAGAACTGGCCCACCAACTGGCCGCACAAACCGCTTTTGGCGCAGCCACTTTGCAACAACAAGCGCATGCCGATTTCACCGAACTTCGCCTCGCGGTAACTTCACCGAACGGCACTACCGCAGCCGCCATCGAAGTATTCGAAGCCGATCAAAAGTTACGCGCTTTAGTGGACGCGGCAACAACTGCTGCCTTCAACCGTTCAGTGGAATTATCGGCACACTGA
- a CDS encoding YbaB/EbfC family nucleoid-associated protein produces the protein MMKGGMAGLMKQAQQMQEKMQKMQEELANAEVTGQSGGGLVSVVMTGRHDVKRVSIDQSLMSTDADDKEVLEDLIAAALNDAVRKVEQNSQDKMGSMTAGMQLPPGFKMPF, from the coding sequence ATGATGAAAGGTGGCATGGCCGGCCTGATGAAGCAGGCCCAGCAGATGCAGGAAAAAATGCAGAAGATGCAGGAAGAGCTGGCCAACGCCGAAGTCACCGGCCAGTCCGGTGGCGGCCTGGTGAGCGTGGTGATGACCGGTCGTCACGACGTCAAGCGCGTCAGCATCGATCAGAGCCTGATGTCGACCGATGCAGATGACAAGGAAGTGCTCGAAGACCTGATCGCCGCGGCGCTTAACGACGCCGTGCGCAAGGTCGAGCAGAACAGCCAGGACAAGATGGGCAGCATGACCGCCGGCATGCAACTGCCGCCGGGCTTCAAGATGCCGTTCTGA